One region of Acropora muricata isolate sample 2 chromosome 13, ASM3666990v1, whole genome shotgun sequence genomic DNA includes:
- the LOC136895739 gene encoding uncharacterized protein isoform X3, whose protein sequence is MLFKEVSWRTKTKVTTSAQTRFTRIFALSFEKTGLNSLAEKILGVRMDKSWRISSSDWEADKFTTRQIEYAMNDALVASHIFLRLVERKINALSQDLDVFLPLEKRGSSLTLRDACVQDKTMKLSSSMSNEHQRTNGNSDFTLNLSETLKHFQRSAACYTERFDRCTSKFSEKRSSNQVGMILKEKITDKKTKLKNERSVVKEDSDLCSDSQICGKPFQDLVSGADYYKTTVDLNKFESKEMMGYLSRDKVIGLFAHPGFTQTAGSLCQSVLDLEFKKRKKKAVAKKKDSKEKSSSRNSKKSLISGKSTAKGKPPLSLNSVNNKT, encoded by the exons TAACCACATCAGCACAAACAAGATTCACAAGAATTTTTGCATTAAG TTTTGAGAAGACTGGCCTCAATTCCTTAGCTGAGAAAATATTAGGTGTTAGGATGGATAAATCCTGGAGAATTAGCAGCAGTGATTGGGAAGCGGACAAGTTCACCACTCGACAGATAGAATATGCCATGAATGATGCCCTGGTTGCAAGCCATATTTTCCTGAGGTTggtggaaagaaaaattaatgcacTGAGCCAAGATTTAGATGTTTTTTTGCCTTTGGAAAAACGGGGTAGTAGTTTGACCCTTCGAGATGCTTGTGTCCAAGATAAAACCATGAAACTCTCTTCATCGATGTCAAATGAACATCAACGAACAAACGGCAATTCTGATTTCACCTTGAATCTATCAGAAACCCTGAAACATTTCCAAAGATCAGCTGCATGTTACACAGAGCGTTTTGATAGATGCACATCAAAATTCTCAGAGAAAAGAAGCTCAAATCAGGTGGGTATGATTCTGAAGGAAAAGATCACtgacaaaaagacaaaactcaAGAATGAAAGATCTGTGGTGAAAGAAGATAGTGATTTATGTTCTGATTCCCAGATCTGTGGTAAACCTTTTCAAGACCTAGTCAGTGGTGCTGATTATTATAAGACTACAGTAGATCTCAATAAGTTTGAGTCCAAAGAGATGATGGGATACCTTTCAAGAGATAAGGTCATCGGTCTCTTTGCCCACCCTGGGTTTACTCAAACAGCAGGCTCCCTCTGCCAGAGTGTGCTTGACCTAGAATTTAAGAAGCGAAAAAAGAAGGCTGTCGCAAAAAAGAAGGACAGTAAAGAGAAATCCAGTTCTAGGAATTCAAAAAAGTCACTGATATCTGGCAAAAGTACTGCAAAAGGGAAACCACCTCTTTCCTTGAACTCTGTGAACAACAAGACCTGA